The following are encoded together in the Planctomycetota bacterium genome:
- a CDS encoding DUF4339 domain-containing protein — MSSGQWFIMRDAKTFGPYSSSQLKQHARDGLVTPDDRVAQSRNGPWTSARKVKGLEFAAEPPPPPVRETAQVQSGSNLAVIERPVQAQARVVYVPTQQGQQQPVQQHMYVTTQRTSKKLKLQSLLSSILFLGGFAWIIVEGRSQTSKNMMFLAFAVTLVGVLWFIVNRIRIWWHHD, encoded by the coding sequence ATGTCTTCCGGTCAATGGTTCATCATGCGCGATGCAAAGACCTTCGGGCCTTACAGCTCGAGCCAGTTGAAGCAGCACGCACGGGACGGTCTAGTGACGCCCGATGATCGGGTTGCACAGTCCCGAAATGGACCATGGACCAGCGCGCGAAAGGTGAAGGGGTTGGAGTTCGCTGCGGAACCTCCACCGCCGCCGGTTCGGGAAACTGCACAAGTGCAGTCGGGTTCAAATCTTGCCGTAATTGAGCGTCCAGTGCAAGCGCAGGCTCGCGTTGTGTATGTGCCGACTCAGCAGGGACAACAGCAACCGGTACAGCAGCACATGTACGTTACTACCCAGCGGACGAGCAAAAAGCTCAAGCTCCAATCGTTGCTTTCGTCAATCTTGTTTCTGGGCGGCTTTGCTTGGATCATCGTCGAGGGGCGATCTCAAACGAGCAAAAATATGATGTTTCTGGCATTCGCGGTCACGCTCGTGGGAGTGTTGTGGTTCATCGTAAACCGGATTCGCATTTGGTGGCACCACGACTAA
- a CDS encoding phage tail tape measure protein — translation MGAGAIKAGEAYVELSAKDSLNAALARAQKQLKDFGAAANVVGSGVQKAGVAVFGVGAAAIGAGSAAVAAFTHIGGKFADLSDSTGLSVELMSELETAIKDAGGTVEDFAGQSVKMQKAIFAANEGSTEMQASFSKLGLDFAKLKQLTPDQQFTEIAEAISKIQNPTDRMGAALQIFGKSASTLLPVLSGGASGLARFREESRQLGLSMSGGAARAADRLGTNFDILKDQVLRVAYSIGEALAPQQERFVEIMQSVVGTTINWIQKNNDVVVGVMKWAGIVASAGAGLIALGGAIKLVGVAATGLSTIGKIGGLFASVASMATGAISAIGSAIASVAIPMIAAIMSPIGLVIAGVIAAGAAFVYFSGIFSGVWQSVLDIGSSVVEDFKEIWKNVTGDANTAIGGITDALQAGDIALAGKIAMAGLQAIIQDVWIGIQKLWTKAIYSLAEAWEVIFSTVSDVFDRVVTAIKNAFSSAVSFVAKKIVEVTRFLGIDEIVLGVKLNDKEVEDMFKFIDTDTKRITDQRNKEVEQRSAQRERDLNDKIAALEAAYAADSTIDTSKLDAARKELKSLVDQAKQKKDDADATKHKPIAKPAFKSFDPEAVGATVSQVSHKLAFRGTFNAASAGGLLSSEDILNKIAESNKQTAMNTGKIADYLKNQAATQMRFG, via the coding sequence ATGGGCGCTGGCGCAATCAAAGCCGGAGAGGCGTACGTTGAACTGTCCGCGAAGGACAGCCTAAACGCAGCCCTAGCCCGCGCGCAGAAGCAGCTCAAGGATTTCGGTGCTGCCGCCAATGTGGTTGGAAGTGGAGTGCAAAAGGCTGGCGTTGCGGTTTTTGGCGTTGGCGCCGCCGCAATAGGAGCAGGTTCGGCAGCGGTGGCCGCGTTCACCCACATCGGCGGCAAGTTTGCTGACTTGTCCGATTCGACTGGCCTCTCCGTCGAATTGATGAGCGAACTGGAAACAGCCATCAAGGACGCAGGCGGAACAGTCGAGGATTTTGCGGGCCAGTCTGTGAAAATGCAGAAAGCCATCTTCGCCGCAAACGAGGGCTCCACGGAAATGCAGGCGTCATTTTCAAAGCTAGGACTTGATTTTGCCAAGCTGAAGCAACTGACTCCGGACCAGCAATTTACTGAGATCGCCGAAGCAATCTCAAAAATTCAGAATCCAACCGATCGCATGGGTGCGGCCCTGCAGATCTTCGGCAAAAGTGCCAGCACACTTCTGCCGGTTCTGTCAGGAGGCGCGTCCGGTCTTGCTAGATTCCGCGAAGAATCAAGGCAACTCGGCCTCTCGATGAGCGGAGGCGCGGCCCGCGCCGCCGACCGATTGGGCACCAATTTCGACATTCTCAAGGACCAGGTGCTGCGCGTCGCGTATTCGATCGGGGAAGCGCTGGCGCCACAGCAGGAGCGATTCGTCGAAATCATGCAGTCGGTGGTCGGGACAACGATCAACTGGATTCAGAAAAACAATGATGTGGTGGTCGGCGTGATGAAGTGGGCTGGCATTGTCGCTTCCGCGGGTGCCGGACTCATCGCGCTCGGTGGTGCGATCAAGCTTGTCGGAGTTGCCGCTACCGGATTGTCGACCATCGGAAAAATTGGCGGCTTGTTCGCTTCCGTTGCCTCGATGGCCACCGGCGCAATCTCGGCCATTGGTTCAGCGATCGCGTCCGTCGCCATTCCAATGATTGCCGCCATTATGAGTCCGATTGGATTGGTCATTGCCGGAGTCATTGCCGCCGGAGCCGCGTTCGTTTATTTCTCGGGTATTTTTTCTGGGGTGTGGCAGAGCGTCTTGGATATCGGATCATCGGTGGTCGAAGATTTCAAGGAAATCTGGAAGAATGTCACAGGCGATGCCAACACTGCGATCGGCGGAATCACCGACGCGTTGCAGGCTGGCGATATCGCCCTCGCCGGTAAAATCGCAATGGCTGGATTGCAAGCGATTATTCAGGATGTCTGGATTGGCATTCAGAAACTTTGGACAAAGGCCATTTATTCTCTCGCCGAAGCTTGGGAGGTGATTTTTAGCACCGTGTCCGATGTTTTTGACCGCGTTGTTACCGCCATCAAAAACGCGTTTTCAAGCGCGGTCTCGTTTGTTGCGAAAAAGATTGTCGAAGTGACAAGATTCCTAGGAATCGATGAAATTGTGTTGGGTGTGAAACTGAACGACAAAGAAGTCGAGGACATGTTCAAGTTCATCGACACCGACACTAAGCGGATCACAGACCAGCGCAACAAAGAAGTGGAGCAGCGAAGCGCCCAACGGGAAAGAGATTTGAATGACAAGATTGCGGCCCTGGAGGCGGCCTATGCCGCAGACAGCACGATTGACACATCGAAGCTGGACGCCGCACGAAAGGAGCTGAAATCACTTGTCGATCAGGCAAAGCAGAAAAAGGATGATGCGGACGCCACAAAGCACAAGCCGATCGCCAAGCCAGCGTTCAAATCGTTTGATCCCGAGGCTGTTGGAGCCACAGTTTCTCAAGTCTCTCACAAGCTCGCATTTCGAGGAACCTTCAATGCGGCTTCGGCTGGCGGCCTTCTTTCCAGCGAAGACATCTTGAATAAAATCGCAGAATCAAACAAGCAAACCGCCATGAACACCGGGAAGATCGCGGATTATCTGAAGAACCAGGCCGCGACACAAATGCGATTTGGATGA
- a CDS encoding DUF2190 family protein — translation MASNYVARAETADYTPTADVAAGTIVVIGALVWMANSFIAANTTGTLVLTGTWDLPQTSGSAIAGGVQMYWDATNGVATISSASGANKACGFTVPDGAAASTTTVRVIKSA, via the coding sequence ATGGCAAGTAACTATGTTGCGAGAGCTGAAACGGCCGACTACACGCCGACAGCCGATGTCGCTGCTGGAACCATCGTGGTGATCGGCGCTCTGGTGTGGATGGCAAACTCTTTCATCGCGGCCAACACGACCGGAACGCTGGTCCTCACCGGTACCTGGGATCTTCCGCAGACCTCGGGCTCCGCCATCGCCGGCGGCGTGCAGATGTACTGGGATGCCACCAACGGAGTCGCCACGATCAGCTCGGCCAGCGGCGCCAACAAGGCGTGCGGATTCACGGTTCCCGACGGAGCCGCGGCAAGCACGACCACGGTTCGCGTCATCAAGTCCGCCTGA
- a CDS encoding Mu-like prophage major head subunit gpT family protein, with the protein MPAPKDAILRIVSTGLKATAIVSAGGTDSKLKKFDMLAYSGGLLYMAYWDYPCVCDLAGLQIDGQTFPVWLEHDRMQIVGHTDKVSKTATDLSVSGLISGATPAAEMVTNSSANGYPWQASIQAPVHSLEFVEAGASATANGQTFEGPVYIARQSSLAEISFVSIGADDGASAKVAATRKNPMPQLKTSKKITASNPAGTDPEIDPAGTDPEVDPAAEPAGIPAGGNPPSPNNPAPSTAGESIQASRRLFAAEAKRVADINRLCAGADPTIAPKAILEGWDADKTELEVMRASRPTMGGPAIHAKDSNITSEVIVAALCQSGKIPNMEKAFKPQVLEAAASSFRHGLGLQELLLMAAAEGGFQCRSLRQGGLEQVLRAAFSTASLSGILSAVSNKALLAGFTSVEQVWRMVFATRRVNDFKTTTSYRMTMGGSFEKVAAGGQLKHATASEDSFPNKADTYGKLFSVDRQAIINDDLEALTGVPQDLGRMGAQSLNEIAWAKFLDNSSFFTTNNKNYISGAGSALGIAGASAALQKFRDQVTKAGKPTGIQPKTLLVPTALEGMAIALFDSQFVQDTTASTKIPTNNPHKAKFNPVCSAYLGNTSFTGASSTAFYLLPDTKDGAVAELVFLNGKEEPTVESADANFDVLGIQFRGFFDFGAALLDPRAGVKSAGA; encoded by the coding sequence ATGCCGGCACCAAAGGACGCGATTCTGCGCATTGTTTCGACCGGCCTGAAGGCGACGGCGATTGTCTCCGCTGGCGGCACCGACTCCAAGCTCAAGAAGTTCGACATGCTCGCCTACTCCGGCGGCCTGCTCTACATGGCTTACTGGGACTACCCGTGCGTCTGCGACTTGGCTGGCCTGCAGATCGACGGGCAAACTTTCCCGGTCTGGCTTGAGCACGATCGCATGCAGATCGTTGGTCACACCGACAAGGTGAGCAAGACCGCGACCGATCTCTCCGTTTCCGGATTGATCAGCGGAGCCACGCCCGCCGCGGAAATGGTTACCAACAGCTCAGCCAACGGATACCCGTGGCAGGCATCGATCCAAGCTCCAGTCCACTCCCTTGAATTCGTCGAGGCCGGCGCCAGCGCCACCGCCAACGGACAAACATTCGAGGGCCCCGTCTACATCGCCAGGCAATCCAGCTTGGCGGAAATCTCCTTCGTCTCAATCGGTGCCGATGACGGCGCCTCAGCAAAGGTCGCCGCGACCAGAAAGAACCCCATGCCCCAGCTCAAGACCTCAAAGAAAATCACCGCCTCCAACCCCGCCGGAACTGACCCGGAGATCGATCCCGCAGGGACCGATCCCGAGGTGGATCCAGCCGCCGAACCCGCCGGTATTCCTGCAGGTGGAAATCCGCCGTCCCCGAACAACCCCGCGCCATCGACCGCGGGGGAGTCCATCCAGGCATCGCGCCGCTTGTTCGCGGCGGAAGCCAAGCGAGTCGCCGACATTAACCGGCTTTGCGCCGGTGCAGATCCCACCATTGCCCCCAAGGCGATCTTGGAAGGCTGGGATGCAGACAAGACCGAGCTCGAGGTGATGCGCGCTTCGCGCCCGACCATGGGCGGCCCTGCAATTCACGCCAAGGACAGCAACATCACCTCCGAGGTGATCGTGGCCGCCCTCTGCCAAAGCGGCAAGATTCCCAACATGGAGAAGGCGTTCAAGCCGCAGGTGCTTGAAGCGGCCGCATCATCGTTCCGGCACGGCTTGGGCCTCCAGGAGCTTCTGCTCATGGCCGCGGCCGAAGGAGGATTCCAATGTCGCTCGCTGCGTCAGGGCGGCCTGGAGCAAGTTCTTCGCGCCGCGTTCAGCACGGCGAGCCTCAGCGGAATTCTGTCTGCTGTGTCCAACAAGGCCCTGCTGGCAGGCTTCACATCGGTCGAGCAGGTATGGCGAATGGTATTCGCCACCCGCCGAGTCAACGATTTCAAGACAACGACCTCTTATCGCATGACGATGGGTGGATCGTTCGAGAAGGTTGCCGCAGGTGGCCAGCTCAAGCACGCAACCGCGTCTGAAGACTCGTTCCCGAACAAGGCCGACACCTACGGCAAGCTGTTCAGCGTCGATCGCCAGGCCATCATCAATGACGATCTTGAGGCACTGACCGGGGTTCCGCAGGATCTCGGCCGCATGGGTGCTCAGTCGCTCAACGAGATCGCATGGGCAAAGTTCTTGGACAACTCGTCGTTCTTCACCACGAACAACAAGAACTACATTTCCGGCGCGGGTTCAGCGCTCGGAATCGCAGGCGCCAGCGCGGCTCTGCAGAAGTTCCGAGACCAGGTGACGAAGGCTGGCAAGCCCACCGGGATTCAGCCCAAGACACTCCTGGTGCCGACGGCGTTGGAGGGCATGGCCATCGCCCTGTTCGATTCGCAGTTCGTCCAGGACACCACCGCCAGCACGAAGATTCCGACGAACAATCCTCACAAGGCCAAGTTCAACCCAGTCTGCAGCGCGTACCTGGGCAACACCTCGTTCACCGGCGCCAGCTCGACCGCGTTCTACCTGCTGCCCGACACGAAGGATGGCGCCGTCGCCGAACTCGTGTTCCTCAATGGCAAGGAAGAGCCGACCGTCGAGAGTGCGGACGCGAACTTCGACGTGCTCGGCATCCAGTTCCGCGGATTCTTCGACTTCGGCGCGGCGCTGCTTGATCCTCGTGCCGGTGTGAAGTCTGCCGGAGCGTGA
- a CDS encoding phage portal protein, translated as MKRRASVSKMRAKSAPAIARAKHGTVSASTARISIRQKASPRSFHASSQPKNAAPARSRRGIIKARFDSAANTPENRKHWANSDSLSVNAALSTGVRSTLRSRARYEVENNSYAKGMVLTLANDTIGAGPRLQLRTPDAGVNSAVEDAFSEWAAAVRLGEKLRTMRMARASSGECFAVLARNDNLKSPVKFDIRLVEADQCAEPTGNFASDPSAVDGIKYDKFGNPTKYFILSAHPGSGSSFSQDGDWFDASKVLHYYRSDRPGQGRGIPDITPALPLFAMLRRYTLAVLAAAETAANFAGTVESDVPPDGAADDIGAMDTVELERNMLLTLPAGWKMGQVKAEQPTTTYGEFKKEVLNEIARCLNMPFNISAGNSSGYNYASGRLDQQTYYKCVRVEQHHIGDTLLNPVFDAWFDEAILVTDLLPRRARLLKRKPREWFWPGFEHVDPAKEATAQQTRLQSNTTTLASEYARQGKDWEAEVEQRAIEVKRLAKLGLSPLPLPGTNQPSVDPADVAEQLSEDN; from the coding sequence ATGAAGCGACGCGCCAGCGTTTCAAAAATGCGGGCAAAGTCCGCACCTGCGATCGCCCGAGCGAAGCACGGAACGGTTTCCGCGTCAACCGCGCGAATCTCGATCCGGCAAAAGGCGTCCCCGCGCAGCTTCCACGCCAGCAGCCAGCCCAAAAATGCAGCCCCGGCGCGGTCACGCCGCGGAATCATCAAGGCGAGGTTCGACAGCGCCGCCAACACACCGGAAAACCGAAAGCATTGGGCCAATTCGGACAGCCTCTCCGTCAACGCTGCGCTGAGCACGGGCGTCCGTAGCACGCTTCGCTCCCGCGCCCGCTACGAGGTCGAGAACAACTCCTACGCCAAGGGCATGGTGCTCACCCTGGCCAACGACACCATCGGCGCCGGTCCCCGCCTGCAACTGCGGACACCGGACGCAGGGGTCAACAGCGCCGTCGAGGATGCTTTCAGCGAGTGGGCCGCGGCCGTCCGACTCGGCGAAAAGCTGCGGACGATGCGCATGGCCCGCGCGTCAAGCGGCGAGTGCTTCGCCGTGCTTGCCCGCAACGACAACCTGAAAAGTCCGGTGAAGTTCGACATCCGCCTGGTCGAGGCGGATCAGTGCGCAGAGCCCACCGGGAATTTCGCCAGCGATCCGTCCGCTGTCGACGGCATCAAGTACGACAAGTTCGGTAACCCGACCAAATACTTCATCCTCTCCGCCCACCCGGGTTCTGGCTCGTCATTCTCTCAAGACGGGGATTGGTTCGACGCCTCAAAGGTGCTGCACTATTACCGCAGCGATCGACCCGGCCAGGGCCGCGGCATCCCGGACATCACTCCGGCGCTGCCTTTGTTTGCGATGCTGCGCCGATACACGCTCGCCGTGCTCGCCGCCGCCGAGACTGCGGCAAACTTCGCCGGCACTGTTGAATCGGACGTGCCGCCTGATGGCGCCGCCGATGACATCGGAGCCATGGACACGGTCGAGCTCGAGCGCAACATGCTGCTCACGCTTCCCGCAGGCTGGAAGATGGGCCAGGTCAAGGCCGAGCAGCCGACCACCACCTACGGCGAGTTCAAGAAGGAAGTGCTCAACGAGATCGCGCGGTGCCTGAACATGCCGTTCAACATCTCCGCCGGAAATTCGTCGGGCTACAACTATGCCTCGGGCAGGCTCGACCAGCAGACCTACTACAAGTGCGTCCGCGTCGAGCAGCATCACATCGGCGACACCTTGCTGAACCCGGTTTTTGACGCCTGGTTCGACGAAGCGATTTTGGTCACTGATCTTCTCCCGCGCCGCGCCCGCCTGCTCAAGCGAAAGCCGCGTGAGTGGTTCTGGCCGGGCTTCGAGCACGTCGATCCGGCCAAAGAAGCAACCGCCCAACAGACCCGCCTGCAATCCAACACCACCACGCTTGCATCCGAGTATGCGCGGCAGGGCAAGGATTGGGAGGCCGAGGTCGAGCAGCGCGCCATCGAGGTCAAGCGGCTCGCCAAGCTCGGGCTGTCGCCGCTTCCGCTGCCGGGAACCAACCAGCCATCCGTGGACCCGGCTGATGTAGCCGAACAACTTTCGGAGGACAACTGA
- a CDS encoding phage terminase large subunit family protein, whose product MTKKLKDIAGGRTHSGEDYEVHRQREAQRSRDKSRSGRDIGPIPPCLNPERRAACSKSLKLFCETYFRAIFYLAWCRNQLKTIEKIEVTVFRGGLFAVAEPRGEGKTRLCEAGALLGILEGYRRFIVPIGATTEEANNSLESMKNSLAHNDLLLEDYPEVCYPVRCLEGITARARGQLCEGRPTNMVWTRNKIVLPSIPGSKSAGGVIRTAGLTGQIRGMYHKCASGEVIRPDQVILDDPQTDESAMSLSQNRQREKIISGAVLGLAGPGKKISAVMPCTVIAPGDMADSILDRKKHPEWHGERMKMVYEWPKRMDLWEQYREIRHESLQNDGAGEPATKFYRKHRKEMDAGAVVAWPERKEDDEISGLQCAMNLRFRDEKVFFSEYQNDPLPLDDAPSSEVRLDPDLIVQLVNGIPRCTVPLWSTRITAFIDVQKACLWWMVCAWSDGFTGAIVDYGTWPDQQKENFTLSQVSKTLQRAFPRAGLEGAIRGGLDGLGAHLLARDWIRQDKSIARIDRLFVDANWGDSTDTVYGWCEQSPHSAVITPAHGRFIGATSTPFSEYKKRPGERVGTHWRMPLSAGKRSIRHIVTDVNWWKSFMFRRFATNKGDKGSLSMFGRRPQQHEMLAEHLTSEKPVPVTAKGRTVNEWKLIRPGRDNHWWDCLVGCAVAASMQGISLEGEAGATATRKKTKLSELQAQKRAHR is encoded by the coding sequence ATGACCAAAAAGCTGAAGGACATCGCAGGAGGGAGGACCCACAGCGGCGAGGACTATGAGGTCCACCGCCAGCGCGAGGCCCAGCGCAGCCGCGACAAGTCACGCTCTGGGCGCGACATCGGCCCGATCCCGCCGTGCCTCAATCCCGAGCGCCGCGCGGCGTGCTCCAAGTCGCTGAAGCTGTTTTGCGAGACCTACTTCCGCGCCATTTTCTATCTGGCGTGGTGCCGAAACCAGCTCAAGACAATCGAAAAAATCGAAGTCACCGTCTTCCGCGGAGGTCTTTTCGCCGTCGCCGAGCCGCGCGGCGAGGGCAAGACGCGGCTGTGCGAAGCCGGGGCGCTGCTGGGAATACTGGAGGGCTATCGACGGTTCATTGTTCCGATCGGAGCCACGACCGAAGAGGCCAACAACAGCCTTGAATCAATGAAAAACTCGCTCGCGCACAACGATCTCCTGCTCGAGGACTACCCGGAGGTGTGCTATCCGGTCCGCTGCCTTGAGGGCATCACTGCCCGCGCCCGCGGCCAGTTGTGCGAGGGCCGCCCAACGAACATGGTCTGGACGCGAAACAAGATCGTGCTTCCGAGCATCCCGGGTTCGAAATCTGCCGGCGGCGTCATTCGAACCGCCGGATTGACCGGCCAGATCCGCGGCATGTACCACAAGTGCGCCAGCGGCGAAGTGATCCGCCCCGACCAGGTGATCCTGGACGATCCGCAAACGGACGAGAGCGCCATGAGCCTGTCGCAGAACCGCCAGCGCGAGAAGATCATCTCCGGCGCCGTGCTCGGCCTGGCCGGACCGGGCAAGAAGATCAGCGCCGTCATGCCGTGCACCGTGATCGCGCCCGGCGACATGGCCGACTCCATCCTCGACCGCAAGAAGCACCCGGAATGGCACGGGGAGCGCATGAAAATGGTCTATGAGTGGCCCAAGCGGATGGACTTGTGGGAGCAGTACCGAGAGATCCGTCACGAAAGCCTGCAGAACGACGGCGCCGGAGAGCCGGCGACCAAGTTCTACCGAAAGCACCGCAAGGAAATGGACGCCGGCGCCGTGGTCGCGTGGCCAGAGCGAAAGGAAGATGACGAAATCAGCGGGTTGCAATGCGCCATGAACCTGCGTTTTCGCGACGAAAAGGTTTTCTTCAGCGAATATCAGAACGACCCCCTGCCGCTAGACGATGCCCCAAGCTCCGAAGTCCGCCTCGATCCGGACCTCATCGTGCAGCTTGTCAACGGAATCCCGCGGTGCACCGTTCCGTTGTGGTCGACGCGCATCACGGCGTTCATCGACGTGCAGAAGGCGTGCCTGTGGTGGATGGTCTGCGCCTGGAGCGACGGCTTCACCGGGGCGATCGTCGACTACGGCACCTGGCCCGACCAACAGAAGGAAAATTTCACGCTCTCCCAGGTCAGCAAGACGCTGCAGCGAGCGTTCCCGCGTGCCGGGCTCGAGGGCGCGATCCGCGGCGGCCTGGACGGTCTCGGCGCGCACCTGCTCGCCCGCGACTGGATCCGCCAGGACAAGTCGATCGCACGCATCGACCGGCTCTTCGTCGATGCGAATTGGGGCGACTCCACCGACACCGTCTACGGCTGGTGCGAGCAATCTCCGCACTCCGCCGTGATCACACCCGCACACGGCCGCTTCATCGGGGCCACGAGCACGCCGTTCAGCGAATACAAAAAGCGGCCGGGCGAGCGCGTCGGCACACATTGGCGCATGCCGCTCTCCGCTGGAAAGCGATCCATCCGCCACATCGTGACCGACGTGAACTGGTGGAAGTCGTTCATGTTCCGACGCTTCGCCACGAACAAGGGCGACAAAGGCTCGCTGAGCATGTTCGGTCGGCGACCGCAGCAGCACGAAATGCTCGCCGAGCACCTGACCAGCGAGAAGCCGGTTCCTGTCACGGCGAAGGGCCGCACCGTCAACGAGTGGAAACTGATCCGCCCGGGCCGCGACAACCACTGGTGGGACTGCCTCGTCGGCTGCGCCGTCGCCGCGTCCATGCAAGGAATCTCGCTTGAGGGAGAGGCCGGGGCCACCGCAACCCGCAAGAAAACCAAACTTTCCGAACTTCAAGCACAAAAGAGGGCTCACCGATGA
- a CDS encoding methyltransferase domain-containing protein, giving the protein MPDEHGLNPSFDIRELEGADYNPRKISAESSARLAESLNLIGCAKPIIARGRRIVAGHQRVKALLSQGLLHAPVFFLSCGTTVYDEIRFNQLHNGTDMDSGDEQATIPAQLNGTRGFVTIDPAQIRGNMRSAGATIRKEIMVLMHRFGPWGACVADQDGRVFHAAQYALACKVLKRPLLAYIVPPEIDARAREFLGASYGTFSYEHLPRQTFIQTFAQLYRLRGKTNENYSPLYEKHVIPWLKKNPGAKVLDFGCGQGDYVKRLTGEGHPILGLELFRRSGAAKTIDVGAVNRMVDRLCLAISHPRAPRFDAVVCDYVLNSVDSQQAEDDVLNCVSAFTRPGGTIFFSGRPLKRVQDQATYKRTVSTKGIGQRRVEFLDENNMTALYRSGSWFFQKFHDRAAVDAICARMGWRQLAYDTSHSTGFQVVVGKEREPADAAIAASLAREFDLPINDKGRTLGRSADVLAAFGLASRPGP; this is encoded by the coding sequence ATGCCGGATGAACACGGGCTCAATCCGTCATTCGACATCCGCGAGCTCGAGGGCGCGGACTACAACCCCCGGAAAATCTCCGCAGAATCTTCTGCACGACTTGCCGAGTCCCTCAACCTGATCGGCTGCGCCAAGCCCATCATCGCCCGCGGCCGCCGCATCGTCGCCGGCCACCAGCGGGTGAAGGCGCTGCTGTCCCAGGGCCTGCTCCATGCGCCGGTGTTCTTCCTGTCCTGTGGTACCACGGTCTACGACGAGATCCGATTCAACCAGCTCCACAACGGCACCGACATGGACTCGGGCGATGAGCAGGCCACGATTCCGGCTCAGCTCAACGGCACGCGCGGCTTCGTCACGATCGACCCTGCACAGATCCGCGGCAATATGCGCTCCGCCGGGGCGACGATCCGCAAGGAAATCATGGTCCTGATGCACCGCTTCGGGCCATGGGGCGCGTGCGTGGCCGACCAGGACGGCCGCGTTTTCCACGCGGCTCAGTACGCCCTCGCTTGCAAGGTGCTCAAGCGTCCGCTGCTCGCCTACATCGTGCCGCCGGAGATCGATGCACGCGCCCGCGAGTTCCTCGGCGCCAGCTACGGCACCTTCTCCTACGAACACCTGCCGCGGCAGACCTTCATCCAGACATTCGCGCAGCTCTACCGGCTCCGCGGCAAGACGAACGAGAACTACAGCCCGCTCTACGAAAAACACGTCATTCCGTGGCTGAAGAAGAACCCGGGCGCCAAGGTCCTCGACTTCGGATGCGGCCAGGGCGACTACGTGAAGCGGCTCACGGGCGAAGGGCATCCGATCCTCGGCCTCGAGCTCTTCCGCCGGTCCGGCGCTGCAAAGACAATCGATGTCGGCGCCGTCAACCGCATGGTCGACCGGCTCTGCCTCGCCATCTCCCACCCACGAGCCCCGCGCTTCGATGCCGTGGTCTGCGACTACGTCCTGAATTCCGTCGATTCACAGCAGGCCGAGGACGATGTCCTGAACTGCGTGTCCGCGTTCACGCGGCCAGGCGGCACAATCTTCTTCTCCGGCCGCCCGCTCAAGCGCGTGCAGGACCAGGCGACGTACAAGCGGACGGTCAGCACCAAGGGCATCGGCCAGCGCCGCGTCGAGTTCCTCGACGAAAACAACATGACCGCGTTGTACCGCTCCGGCAGCTGGTTCTTCCAGAAGTTCCACGACCGCGCCGCGGTCGATGCGATCTGCGCCCGCATGGGCTGGCGCCAGCTCGCCTACGACACCTCGCACTCCACCGGATTCCAGGTGGTGGTCGGCAAGGAGCGCGAGCCCGCCGATGCCGCGATCGCCGCCAGCCTGGCCCGCGAGTTCGACCTCCCGATCAACGACAAGGGCCGCACCCTCGGCCGCTCCGCCGATGTTCTGGCCGCGTTCGGCCTCGCCTCGAGGCCGGGACCATGA
- a CDS encoding ParB N-terminal domain-containing protein, which produces MLARCRMLIRDRIRELRRVPASQLSPNPRNWRRHPAAQENALRGMLAEIGWAGAVLARERADGVLELIDGHLRADTASSAMIPVLVLDVTEEEAAKILATHDPIGAMAEADPAMLEQLLAEIETESDGVRALLDELAEKAQAKDLEPIEPGDGESASGAHIAYLTLGDWKIPIDEEEFAEFDAAIKAYSDTNGTTFGFCRHVLEKLHAG; this is translated from the coding sequence GTGCTCGCGAGGTGTCGGATGCTGATCCGCGACCGCATCCGCGAGCTTCGCCGCGTCCCCGCGAGCCAGCTCTCCCCGAACCCTCGCAACTGGCGCCGCCATCCCGCCGCCCAGGAGAATGCCCTGCGCGGCATGCTGGCAGAGATCGGCTGGGCCGGCGCCGTCCTTGCCCGCGAGCGAGCCGACGGCGTCCTCGAACTGATCGACGGGCACCTGCGCGCCGACACGGCGTCCTCGGCGATGATCCCCGTGCTGGTGCTCGATGTCACCGAGGAAGAGGCCGCCAAGATCCTCGCCACGCACGACCCGATCGGGGCCATGGCCGAGGCGGATCCGGCCATGCTCGAGCAGCTGCTGGCCGAGATCGAGACCGAAAGCGATGGTGTTCGGGCCCTGCTGGACGAGCTTGCCGAGAAGGCCCAGGCCAAGGACCTCGAGCCGATCGAGCCGGGCGATGGGGAATCAGCCTCCGGCGCTCACATCGCCTATCTCACGCTCGGCGACTGGAAAATACCGATCGACGAAGAGGAATTCGCCGAGTTCGACGCCGCGATCAAGGCTTACTCGGACACCAACGGAACCACCTTCGGATTCTGCCGCCACGTGCTGGAGAAGCTCCATGCCGGATGA